A window of Magnolia sinica isolate HGM2019 chromosome 13, MsV1, whole genome shotgun sequence genomic DNA:
aaagcggattggctggtgtacctatgtgtcgtgcgaagacgagcgccaagctcctcgagctccaagttgagggaacggttcaaaggagagcAAAGTTAcagggccccacaatgatgtatttattatatccacgtcgttgatccatttttcgagatcattttaaagcattagaaaataaataattcatatccaagtctcaaatggaccacgccaaaatTAGCAGAGAGgagttaaaaaattcgtagggcccaccgtaacgattattttccattcaatctataaataaggtcacaaatacatggatgaagaggaaaaacaaatttcatattaatctgaaacttctataaccccaaaagggttttaatggtagacgttcaatcccccactgctttttgcagtgtggtccaattgatctttagatctgtcttattttttggcttaagccttaagacgagctcgccaaatggatggacagtttggatataatacataccttctgatgggacccacagaaccagtgtggtccaattgatatttagatctgtcttatttttcggctcaagccttaagaccagctcgccaaatggatggacagtttagatataatacatacctcatgatgggacccacataacttgctgatgtcgttacaccagctatatagccggcgtgtggtacaccagccaatccacttcccacaaGTGGATTGCGCACTGACATGGCTAGGGCCGAGacagaagcagattggctggtgtaatacacaccagctatatagctgctgtaggtatgcGTCGTGCATAGACGAACATTGACACTCCTTGAGCTCCATGttgcatgaatggttcaaaggagatcaaagttacatgggctctacggtgatgtatttattatatctacaccgttcatctatttttacagatcattttagagcattatccaaaaaatgaatcatatccaaagatcatctggaccacactgcaaatagcAGTTGagatattgattttcaccgttaaactattcgtagggcccaccataacttttattttccatccaatttgttcataaggtcacaaagacctgactgaagaggaaaaacaaatttcatattgatccagaacttctatgacattcaatcccccactactttttacagtgtggaccacttgatagttaaatttgtcttatttttcgtctcaaacctAATAACGAGCTTgctaaatgtatggacggtttagatataacacatgcctcatcatcagacccacataacttgctgtcgtcaatacaacagctatatagctagtgtgaggtacaccagccaatccgcttccgacgagaccgaaaacggattggctactgcccttGCCACTAGcatgtggctagtggtcggtgctctgtgagccccaccatgatgtatgtgtttaatccatgtcgttcatccatttttacagatcattttatggcttgataacaaaaatgagatagatataaatctcaagtgtaccacgccacaggaaaacaatagtgattggatatccactattaaaatcctcctaaggcccactgtactgtttatttgacatccaatatgttaattaggtaatacagacctcgatgaagggaaaacacaaagaccagcttcatttaaaacttttatggcaccaAAAAGTtcttaatggttgatgttcattcaacactttttcctgtaatgtggtccactcgagattaggatatacctaatttttagtcttattccataaaatgatttagaaaaatagatggacggcatggatgaaacacatacatcatggtaggcccataaagcaccgaccaccagccattggctagtggaagGGAGTGTAGCCAATCCGCTCTCAGCGAGACCGTGCtatgtggtcccaccatgatttatgtgttttatccaggcagTTGATCCCACTATAAGGCATAGCTAAAAATGgagacagattcaaatcttaagtggaccacactataaaaaaagTGAGGTTGAATATACCCATCTTTATAAACTTTTATAGGGATCATAACAATTCCGGATCAAgatgatagttgtgttttcctttcatcaaggGCTCTATGGCCTAATTAACAAGTTGgacagaaaaataaacatcaatgggccttagaaaattttaatggtgggcattcaatcaccactgttttcctgcagtggtccacctgatatttgaatctaccTTTTGAACTTACATTCTAAACTAATGAtcagaaatggatggatgaggatAATACACATAGATTATCCTGAAGGGGCCTAcaaaattaggggtgtacatcgagtcgaagcgagttgagctggcctcagctcaacttggctcggccgctagctgaccttagctcaaacttggctcggttcggtcctcgagcttgtctggccagctcggttcggtcagcagcttgggccaagttcgagccaagatcaagccgagttcgccattgaggcatttccacaaacacctggtgtgcaccttcaaaatccctctatATGTAAAACAGAAGTAATGGTTTTTCAAGTATTTTATCagacaccttctaagcaacataaaaatcaagaaaaaaaggatatttgtttcatgtacataccttccttaccaccagccacacttaattgagtcattttatcagacacttggtgagcaacattaatggcaaagtaaccgagtcattgaactggttcgatccaagttcaattcgagctaGATTCCAGCTGGATTCGACCTGAGTCAAGTCAAACTAGGGCCTACTCAAACTCAGCTcggactcatttttgagctcaaaaaatcagttccACTCGACTccaactcagctttgaaccaagttgaattgagcttttttgagtcgagtcgagcgagctaaccttGCTAGCTCGGTTAATGTACACCCCTGTACAGAATACCCTCTCATGGCGACACGGCTGCCTACAGTGTCAATATGCAATCCATGTGGGCCCGTCCGGACAAGCAAATGCCAAcgcagattgcatactgacagTGCCAGCAGCGATTGACCGCTAGATGGTGCTCTGTATGGCGGCACCATCTAGATATGGTTGTAAAAATTAGGcacatctaaatctcaggtggaccacaccatcagaaAAAATGGcaattgaatatggaccattaaaaacttctaatgggtagtaaaacttttggatcaaactgataattTTTTGGCCCTCTGTACATGTCCATGTGAtctgatcaacaggttggatgtgatagattttttttttttttttaaatttttttaaaatttttttatggtgAGCGTTCAACCACCATAGTTTTCCTGTGGAGTGGTCTGCCTGAGATTTTGACCTGCCTTATCTTTTGacccataccctaaaataataaccTATCATTGAATTATCAATGATAGGTCAAAAATGTCCTATCACTGAAAGCTTTCTAAGCCTTGCTATAATGttttcgtgatgtttatttgccatctaataagttaataaggtcacgtaaaTCTAGATAATGGGAAAAAActaatatcagcttatccaaaacctATGTGACCCATTAATGATCAATAAAAACTGTTTCATATGCTATGACCCACATTACAGGTGGATCTGGTTTATTTTTGAGcacatcccctaaaatgatttgaaaaaacggatggacggagtggatataaaattaatacatcaaggtgggccccataataagGGACGTACTGTGTTGGGTCAGGCCGGGGCCGCACGCAGTCTGCTCACGTCCAGCAAATGTTCGATCGATACTGGCACATGTCGTGGCCCGCCCAAGCGCCACGCGTGTGATACACCGCCATTTCCCAAAATAGAGTTAAAGGGTAGCCGGCGGACCATTGAGGTAAGTATCATTATAGGTTTGAAAATATTAAACGTATAGGATCATCTTCAGCATCGAATACAATTTGAAAAGCCTATTTATTGTGGGTCCCATTCCTTTAATGTCTCCGATCATCAACAAGAAGGCCCGAAGTTGGAGGCTACGAATTCACATGGTTCGCGGACTACAACACGCTGCCCCTTTCGAAAAGAGGAGTTAATATGATACTCAGGCCGCACACGACGCTTGATACACTGGCACTCAAAATTGCACACGTAGAATATGTTAACTCAAATAAAGCAGACTACATTATGAATTCCAATATCTACAACTCAAAATCCCAAgatcagattgtttgaacaatcccAACCACTGATTTTTGCATACTTATTTATAaaaattggaccgttggattttttattttgaaccgtccaataaatatccgcCAATTCAATAATCAGATaataaaataagcataatttttagttcatgatacatatAATCTAGTTAAcataatttttattgaataattTGACTAAATTTATGCCAAAATTGCAATTTCTAAGtggcctgcgtatcatccaacaCAGTCAGGCAGAGTATGAAAGGTCTctctttcaaaaataaattagGGTTTGGTAAGTCGCATTTGCTTTCACTTCCTCCCGCTTCTTCCATCCATtcgaaaaaaaatacatatagaaATATATCCGGAGAGAGAAAGAGGCGCTGCTCTTTCAAATCGCCAttttcggagagagagagagagagagagagagagagagagagaggtgcagaTCTAGGGTTTCGTTTGTTCATTCTCAGGTTttgagaagagagaggagagcgTTTGAGGAAGGATTTCTCAGAGATTTCATCAATATCAAGAGGTATTTCTCTTCTCTTGCAACAGATCTGAGTCTTTTCTCATCTCTATGGCGCTCTTCCCACGTTTTAGGGTTCGTTTTTATTCTTTTATGTCGCATCCTGAAGGAGATTAGGGTTTCTGCCCTTGTTCACGCATTCGTTATCCTCTAtgtgcgtgttttttttttttttttttcttttgtctatTTTCTATTGTCATCTGGAATCTATGCATTTCACTACTGTCGTTATTCTCTCGCTCCTGTTTTTGTGTTTttgtagggttttagggtttatgaattagggttttattttacttttttttttccttgtcttAATCTGGTAAGTGTATGTTTTCATATGCATTCCTTccgggtttttattttttattttttatttttatttttatttttatgtattttgtatTTGCGGAGTTATAGGCCTGATGCATCTGCAGTTTATGGTGTATGGGGTCCATTtctggtgatccagactgttgatatgatgggcgtTGTTGTGGATGGACCATTTGTGGAGAGCCTTGAAGATTGGATGATCCTGGCTGTCCAATCTGTCTATGTTTTCCGTATGTTTGGTCTTTCGGAGTGGGGAGATATTTTTATGCCGCCCATGAAACTGGTGATTTGGATTGCCATACCATGGATGGATGCGATTTATAGCAACATGGTTGCATCAGGACAATATATGCATCTTGATGAATTGGGACCCTACGATTCTGATATGCAATGTCTTGCTGAGCAAAATGGTTTTTCTGTTTGGCCCAGCAActgtacaggtggggcccacttaagctgTGCTTGGTTGGGCACAATGGGTCATGGCTCAGAACTCTCCCTGTCAGAAAAGCTTAGCTGTATGGTTGATGGATGTTTTACCATTGAAAGTGGACTGTCCGCTAAAATTCTGTATTTGCAGGCCATCGATTGAGTGGTTAGGATCATTGGGTGGATTGGCACCATTGCGTATTGGTCATGTCCCAGGACTTTCTCCAGCTGGAAAACCTTATCTGAATAGTTGATGGGTTTTTacggttgaatgtggaccattggctaAAACATCCAATTTTAGGACAATTGCGGTCACTGCCTTGTTGGGATCTGTTTTGGCATAGCTGATGCGTAGTGGGATTCCATGATATGAACTATTTGGATCATCTCTAGATGCCCCACCTTTAAAGTTCTTGACCTAAACAAGATATGCATTATGTTTGGTTAGTAACCAAATAGGTGGTCTAACCTTTTTCTGGTCTGGACTGTTCATCAGTGTGCCCCATCATGCATAGCACTCTCCCCAGCTTGAATATTAttttgattgataatcagaatttaTTAAAAAGcagaaaatacatcaatcaagGAAATGGGTGATGAGAATTGACTATCCATTGGTGGATTTTACTGTTGATTGTTGAATTGGTAGCTaaaaccatccatttgcaggccACTGATCAGACAATATCATTACAAGATGGAGAGACTTGTTGTGGTATTGCATCCCTAATGGGGATCCACcagaggaatttttttttttttttttttggatatctcCCAAAGATACCATACCTATGCATTTGTTGGGCCAAACCAAGAAAAAAGGCATTTCATGTGGCCACAATTGTATTAGAGGGTTCTACCTTTCTTTTGTCCAAATGTTTGATCTGGTGTGCCTAATTATGAATGTATCATGCCCCAAAACTCTCACATACCAGAAAATTTTAGCCAGTAGCAGATCTCTTTTTGTCGTTGAATGGGTCATGCCCCAAAGCCATCCATTTGCAGGCCACTGATCAGAGAGTCAAGATCATTGGTTTATGGAGGGAATGTGCTGCAGCATGGCCCATCCACAATGGGTTTCACCTGTAAACATCTGGGTCCACCATGGAGGAGTCCCCCTTCTACAATTACTGGTCAAGCAAATGAGCTGTGTTCTCTAGGACAACAACTCTAAGTTGGGTCCCGCATTTCTGTAATCGCAGTCATTTATCCAGCGGGCCCCATTATGAATGAATTATGCCCCAAAACTTTCCTGACAAAAAAATCTTAGCCATATGATCAGCCCATCAAATCTTAGTTAGCCATCAATACAGCATTGCTTATTGATAATGGGAGCCCAATGGATGATCTTTTCAGATCATCTGAAGATGAGCGCTTctgtatttaaaaaaataaaataaaattgataatgaaaatttttaaatctgAAGATGAGCTGATCTGCactacctttaaaaaaaattgataacaACTATTTTTAAATCTGTAGATGAGCTGATCTGCACCCTTTTTAGTTGATAACAACAATTTACTAAAACTGAAGGAAGTGCAACACATTAAAGAAAACAAAGACATAAGTGACCGCTTGAAGGCGGACGCAATCAGACGTCATCAACCTTGGAACTTAATCTTCAGGCCCCTCAATTTTCCTCCAAACTCTTCTTTACTGCACCTGGCAAAGGCTGCACAAGCAAATTTTCTTACAAGCCTATTGACAAAGTCCCCCTTCAGTGACTTGACTTAGTCATTGAATGTCCTGTTGTTTGGTTCATTCGAAATTGTGCACAACCTGGCTAACATAGTTCAGCTGTGGGAATTCTGCTTCCTTTAGCCAAGTATCACCCAATTCCATGCTTCAAGAAAGGCATCAATCGTGCCAGTCATCATGCAGGACAATCTGAAAAGATCAAAGGACACCTCCCCTCTCCATGCGATTTCAATGCACAAACAAATGGTCTACTGATTCTGCATCCCAAGAACACAGGATGGCATGTTTGTGATGATGTCTGTTTACCTTTTCGATTATTTGTTTCCCCAGctgagaaaaaaaaatctctgTTTGTCTATAATTGTACATGTGGATCCCAACATTTTTGTGATCCCTACCATTCATCTTTTGGTTCCAATATGAGTGGGTTGTGCATCTAATCTCTTGTGACCATGGAAAACCATACCCATATATCTGGTGGAACGTTATTCGATTTTAGGATttgtatttttttcatttggCAAATCTCTGACATTTAGTTCAtctcttcattttattttttgtagacAAGATGGCAATGGAGATCACTCAGATCCTGTTAGCTGCACAGTCACCAGATGGTAATGTGCGAACAGCTGCTGAAGAAAGCCTCAAGCAGTTTCAGGAACAGAATCTACCCATTTTTCTCCTATCGCTCTCAGTTGAACTTTCGAATGATGAGAAGGCCCCTGAATCCCGCCGCCTTGCTGGAATCATTTTAAAGAATTCGTTGGATGCCAAAGATTCTGCTCGTAAGGAATTGCTTATCCAGCATTGGGTTGCAATTGATGGCACGCTCAGATCCCAGATCAAGGACTTGCTTCTGCGGACATTGGGATCGTCCGTGCATGAAGCAAGGCACACTTCATCACAGGTGATTGCTAAGATTGCCTCGATTGAAATACCCCGTAAAGAGTGGCCTGAACTCATTGGATGCTTGCTCTCCAACATGACCCAGCAAGAAAAGCCAGCTTCTTTGAAGCAGGCCACTCTTGAAACACTTGGTTATGTCTGTGAGGAGATATCTTCACAAGACCTCGAACAAGATCAGGTGAATTCTGTCCTCACCGCTGTAGTCCAAGGCATGACTCTCGCCAACCATCCCGGCGATGTCCGCCTTGCTGCGACTAAAGCTTTGTATAATGCTCTGGGTTTCGCACAAACCAATTTTGAGAATGAGATGGAGCGGAATTACATCATGAAGGTTGTATGCGAGACTGCAGTGTCGAAGGAAGCGGAGATTCGGCAGGCAGCATTTGAGTGCCTTGTCTCAATCTCAACAATATACTATGACAAGCTTGAACCTTACATGCAGACTCTCTTCAATCTGACTGCGAATGCAGTTAAGGGGGATGAAGAACCCGTTGCACTTCAAGCAATAGAGTTCTGGAGCTCAATCTGTGATGAAGAGATTGAGGTCCAAGAAGAGGATGAAGATAGTGAGGGTGCTACCCATTCACACTTTATCGAGAAGGCTCTGCCATTGCTTGTTCCAATGCTGTTAGAGATGTTGCTTAAGCAGGAGGAGGATCAGGACCAAGATGACAGCATTTGGAATCTATCCATGGCTGGCGGGACCTGTCTGGGACTCGTTGCAAAAACTGTTGGTGATGCTATAGTGCCCCTTGTGATGCCTTTTGTGGAGGCTAACATACTAAAGACCGATTGGCGCAGCCGTGAAGCAGCCACCTTTGCATTTGGGTCCATTCTTGAAGGTCCATCTGTTGAAGTTCTCTCACCATTGGTTAATGGGGGTCTTGGATTCCTGCTAACTGCGATGAAAGATGGGAACAGCCACGTAAAGGATACGACTGCTTGGACTCTAGGCAGGATATTTGAGATCTTGCACTCCCCAGCTAGTGGATATTCAGTTATAACTGACACAAACCTTGCTGGAGTTGTTCAGGTCTTGTTGGAGAGCGTCAAGGACACCCCCAATGTTGCAGAAAAAGCATGTGGTGCAATTTACTATCTTGCCCAGGGGTATGAAGAGGCTGGGAGTAGTTCTTCAGTTCTCTCACCTCACCTTCCCAACATTATTGCTGCTCTTGTTTTCGCTGCGGAACGTACAGATGGTAACGATTCCAGACTTAGAGCTTCAGCCTATGAGACCTTGAATGAGGTTGTTAGATGCTCTAATCTATCTGAAGCATCCCCAATCATAGCGCATCTCCTTCCTGTCATCATGAAAAAATTGGAGCAGACAATGGAGATTCAAATTGTTTCCTCGGATGATAGGGAAAAGCAAGGAGATTTGCAAGCTCTGTTATGTGGTGTCCTTCAGGTCATCATTCAGAAGTTGAGCGCTTCTGATGACACAAAGCACATGATCCTCCAGGCAGCAGATCAGATGATGCTCttgtttctcaaagtttttgcCTGCCGCAGCTCGACAGTGCATGAGGAGGCGATGCTTGCAATCGGAGCATTGGCCTATGCAACAGGCGAGGAGTTTGCCAAGTACATGTCGGAGTTCTACCGTTACTTGGAGATGGGCTTGCAGAATTTCGAGGAGTATCAAGTCTGTGCCATATCGGTCGGGGTGGTTGGTGACATCTGCCGTGCATTGGATGCGAAGGTCCTTCCATACTGTGATGGCATCATGACACACCTCCTCAAGGACCTCTCCAACACCTTGCTTCACAGGTCTGTCAAGCCTCCCATATTCTCCTGCTTTGGAGATATTGCACTTGCCATCAATGAACAGTTTGAGAAGTACCTTCCGTATGCGATGCCGATGCTACAAGGAGCGGCGGAGCTCTGTGCCAGATTGGATGCCCATGATGAGGAAATGGTTGACTATGGAAACCAACTTAGATGCGGCATATTTGAAGCTTACTCGGGCATACTCCAGGGCTTTAAGAATTCTAAGGCAGACCTGATGATGCCTTTTGCAAGTCACCTCTTGCAGTTTATAGAAGCAGTCTTTGAAGACAAGCAAAGGTATGCTGAACTTGCTGAGATTACCTGCTTGTTTGCATCAGATGAAATGTTTTGAATGGTCTATTATGTGATTCATGGTAAAACAAACCAGTGCTTTTTTCCCCTGACAGCCATACTGGCGAATCTCAATTTGGGTGATCCAGTCTTTAATCGGCCAAAGATTGtattttatattttctctttAGACTAACAATATCTTGCAATGAACTTTGGTAGGGATGAAGCTGTGACAAAAGCTGCAGTTGCTGTGATGGGCGACCTTGCAGACACACTTGGCCCGAACATGAAGATATTGTTCAAGGACTGCACATTCCATATGGAATTCTTGGGAGAGTGCTTTGAGTCAGATGATGAACAGCTGAAGGAGACTGCAAGTTGGACACAAGGGATGATTGGACGCATTTTGGTCTCATGAGGTGAAGTTGTTCATGGTAAGGATTCCATTTTCTGTCCTGATTATATGTTTTTTCCCCCTTTCTCTAGTGTTTGTTATGTATCAAGGAGTAGGAGCGACCAATGTCCGACTTGCTATCTCAGTAGGTGGAGCTGTGGATGTTTAGAGTCTTTCGGATCCAATGCTTTTTTGGGTCCTTGTTGAGAGGATGATTCAGTGCTTTGCCACCTGAATAGTGATGTCTTGCTTCTTGAACTCTGTTATTTGGAATGAATTCACTGATattgtcatctctctctcttgctctctaTGTGAATACAAGTCATTCCTGCCGACATTTTACTTGTTTAGAACATAGGCAAAAGGTGTGCAGAACAATGAAAAAGATCACTTGATAAGAATGGGATCAATCCACACCAGTAGGTGGCCTGCAAGTGATTAAGTAActcaagtaaaaaagttacttataattgatcttaaaccaaatgACCTTTAGTTGATTATCTTGGTTTCTACctattaaactgaagtgattaagtaacttaagtaaaaaaagttatttataattgatcttaaaccaaacgaTTGCCCTTGTTTATTGTTTTTAGATGGGGCTTGTAAGTGGGAATCCATGGGAAAATTAATTTTCTATGACATGATTTGTAAAGAAAcccttgatgatgatgattatgcatTTACTAAATTCAATCGTGGCCCTTCGTAAGATGAATTAGAGATTTCCACTTTCAAATCAAAGGTGCCACCTGTAGGTGGAATATGTTTCTCAATAATAACTTGTGAAATAATTAGGAAGAAATGATTTTCAATCCATGAATTCCGGCCTgtcaaacagggcccttagggggccgtttggatgcttgtaaaattCAGATAATGAAAAACTCTTTTAcctactttattttctttatttttttgggtttttgtcaAATAAGGTTTTGTTGTTTGGTGGAATTCCAAATAAGCAACTATCAATTTGGTATTTCTAGACAGTGGCCTCACTTTTGCATTAATAGTTAAAAGAGCCCCTTTTGTTGCGTATTTAATCTCACGCTCTTCACCCCCCAGCAGCAAATTGTGCCATGGCCAAGTCGCTACAGTAGCAGACTGCCAGATCACTCATCTATAGATGGGCCCCATCAAATTAATGGTTAAATCGTTCCATTGTGCATCTTCCACCTATGGTCAGAGACCCTTGAAATTAACCTTCTTGATCTGAAATTGGGTGAATTTCTTTGGGCATCTTCCTTCTAAAGTCAGGCCCATCAAAATGATGCAATGGATCGCTTAAATGGGCCAAAAATTACCATTGTTTCGACTGATGAAAAGTAACGGTCTGGATCTAGAATCGATAACTTTCATGGGGCATGTTCTATCTGCTGACAGGGCCCATCAAATTAACGCAATGGATGGGCTTAAATCTGGTGGGAAATTGGGTTTTCTTCAGGGAAAATCCAACCATTGTTTGGACTGATGAAATTATTAGTGTGGATCTTAAATCGAACATCATCCATCCAATTGTTTggacccatggttcaatgatccaggcCATTGTGCATTTATGGCCCACTTAACTGTGTGTGTGCGCATCATCTATGTTCGGGGTATTAAGGGCCGCTATCTGGCACACTTAACATGTGGTGAACAACTGTACGCGTGGCCggtatatgtggggtccactatacaCGTGGCCAGTACACTGTACATATATATGGAGCCCACTTTGGACAACCATCGAGATGAGAcaagtccaaaccattcaaatgcTGCTGCTGCTCTCCAATGAATGGTGGCAAAAAGATGAAAATGGTTAAGATGATCCAATCGGTTTTAGGATCCACGTCTTGCTACA
This region includes:
- the LOC131223644 gene encoding importin subunit beta-1-like → MAMEITQILLAAQSPDGNVRTAAEESLKQFQEQNLPIFLLSLSVELSNDEKAPESRRLAGIILKNSLDAKDSARKELLIQHWVAIDGTLRSQIKDLLLRTLGSSVHEARHTSSQVIAKIASIEIPRKEWPELIGCLLSNMTQQEKPASLKQATLETLGYVCEEISSQDLEQDQVNSVLTAVVQGMTLANHPGDVRLAATKALYNALGFAQTNFENEMERNYIMKVVCETAVSKEAEIRQAAFECLVSISTIYYDKLEPYMQTLFNLTANAVKGDEEPVALQAIEFWSSICDEEIEVQEEDEDSEGATHSHFIEKALPLLVPMLLEMLLKQEEDQDQDDSIWNLSMAGGTCLGLVAKTVGDAIVPLVMPFVEANILKTDWRSREAATFAFGSILEGPSVEVLSPLVNGGLGFLLTAMKDGNSHVKDTTAWTLGRIFEILHSPASGYSVITDTNLAGVVQVLLESVKDTPNVAEKACGAIYYLAQGYEEAGSSSSVLSPHLPNIIAALVFAAERTDGNDSRLRASAYETLNEVVRCSNLSEASPIIAHLLPVIMKKLEQTMEIQIVSSDDREKQGDLQALLCGVLQVIIQKLSASDDTKHMILQAADQMMLLFLKVFACRSSTVHEEAMLAIGALAYATGEEFAKYMSEFYRYLEMGLQNFEEYQVCAISVGVVGDICRALDAKVLPYCDGIMTHLLKDLSNTLLHRSVKPPIFSCFGDIALAINEQFEKYLPYAMPMLQGAAELCARLDAHDEEMVDYGNQLRCGIFEAYSGILQGFKNSKADLMMPFASHLLQFIEAVFEDKQRDEAVTKAAVAVMGDLADTLGPNMKILFKDCTFHMEFLGECFESDDEQLKETASWTQGMIGRILVS